From a single Crateriforma spongiae genomic region:
- a CDS encoding LysR family transcriptional regulator produces the protein MPSPRFYDLTAAQLNTFCLVMREGGYAAAAKVCGLSVPTVWQQVQAIERVYGVKLFEKTGRSIKPTAPALALYRQIDPILVSLESTFDRLEDSIAAPIRIVSGVRMMLEDLARPFARFRESHDNVLVICQGSDKRAEELLLNDQADLAFALQPNPQQANERLHYESVYTVDFLVVSPPEHSIMKADTLRLVDLAKQDLIVTRSGSHGRSALEQAFHREGLKPRVVVETDNSAFTVACVAAGMGIGILAGNAQGYLRQNLQTRSAADLMGVRSIVAMWRKGLLLSPAMKDLIDEVKAIGGTVDDVSQP, from the coding sequence ATGCCTTCTCCCCGTTTCTACGACCTGACCGCGGCCCAGCTAAACACGTTCTGTCTGGTGATGCGCGAGGGCGGGTACGCCGCAGCGGCCAAAGTCTGCGGGTTGTCGGTGCCCACCGTTTGGCAGCAGGTTCAAGCGATCGAAAGGGTCTATGGGGTCAAGCTGTTTGAAAAAACGGGACGCAGCATCAAGCCCACCGCACCCGCATTGGCGTTGTACCGCCAGATCGACCCGATTCTGGTCAGTTTGGAATCGACCTTTGACCGGCTAGAAGATTCGATCGCAGCACCCATACGTATCGTCAGCGGGGTGCGAATGATGTTGGAGGATCTGGCGCGTCCTTTTGCCCGATTCCGCGAGTCTCATGACAACGTGTTGGTGATTTGCCAGGGGAGCGACAAGCGTGCGGAGGAACTGTTATTGAACGACCAGGCGGATCTGGCGTTCGCATTGCAGCCCAATCCACAACAGGCCAACGAACGATTGCACTACGAATCGGTTTATACGGTGGACTTCTTGGTCGTCAGTCCGCCCGAGCATTCGATCATGAAAGCCGATACGCTGCGGTTGGTTGATCTGGCCAAGCAGGACTTGATTGTCACGCGATCGGGATCTCACGGACGTTCTGCGCTGGAACAAGCATTTCATCGCGAAGGATTGAAACCCAGGGTGGTCGTCGAAACGGACAACAGTGCTTTCACCGTCGCCTGTGTGGCCGCGGGGATGGGCATTGGCATCCTGGCGGGTAATGCACAGGGATACTTGCGACAGAACCTGCAAACTCGATCAGCTGCCGACCTGATGGGCGTTCGCAGTATCGTCGCGATGTGGCGAAAGGGCTTGCTGTTGTCACCAGCGATGAAAGACTTGATCGACGAAGTCAAAGCGATCGGGGGAACGGTCGACGACGTCAGCCAACCGTAA
- a CDS encoding Na+/H+ antiporter NhaC family protein — MKNPSQPASTSTIGRWLHSAAFAPLAIVFCVVLSLIAGRVADENWIEQFTSQGGQDVQVSPDLIATADDLREKIQEEKTSSDSLLVTSPDDSAPAVRVTVGRHFGIWSILPAVITLAFCVTFREPLPALLLGILSGALVLQQYDLTDAVLLPGLASTRAAGITLLYLWLLGALLGVWSRTGAALAFAEWVCGKFVRGPRSAKLVAWVLGVLFFQGGTVSTVLVGTTVKPITDRNRISPEELSYVVDSTASPIASLIAFNAWPGYVQSLIAVPGVAYLATEADRIGFFFQCAPLSFYSIFAITGTFLLSIDKAPFLGKRFRAAIARARRQGNPVTTGDVHVSADTIEPMGFEGDPDNQIDPDYRANPWEFALPLLTLIGIAVGTGLYDSPKVRWAFAAALGVAIAAALVRGMKLPSLVEGVGDGLKSVTVVSVILVLAVVLGGITTELGGGLYLSTAIGENAPRILFPAILFVLTAVIAFATGTSFGTYAIAYPLTMPMAIAMSSGLPAESGQWFVMICFAAVLNGSVFGDQCSPISDTTILSSLVSDCDLMEHVRTQIVPACLAGVLAMIAWTIMTAITVG, encoded by the coding sequence ATGAAAAATCCATCCCAACCGGCCTCCACATCGACGATTGGACGTTGGCTTCACAGTGCCGCGTTTGCACCGCTGGCAATTGTTTTCTGCGTGGTTTTGTCCTTGATCGCCGGCCGCGTGGCTGATGAAAACTGGATCGAGCAATTCACCAGCCAAGGCGGCCAGGACGTTCAAGTCAGCCCCGACCTGATCGCAACCGCCGATGACCTGCGGGAGAAGATTCAAGAGGAAAAAACATCATCGGACAGCTTGCTGGTCACGTCGCCCGATGATTCGGCGCCTGCGGTTCGCGTCACCGTGGGAAGGCATTTTGGCATCTGGTCCATTTTGCCCGCGGTCATCACTTTGGCGTTTTGCGTGACCTTTCGCGAACCGTTGCCGGCACTGCTGCTGGGGATCTTGTCGGGGGCTTTGGTTTTACAGCAATACGATTTGACGGATGCGGTTTTGTTGCCCGGTTTGGCATCGACACGCGCCGCCGGAATCACACTTTTGTATTTGTGGCTGTTGGGCGCGTTGCTTGGCGTTTGGTCGCGAACCGGCGCCGCGTTGGCGTTCGCCGAATGGGTGTGCGGCAAGTTTGTGCGTGGCCCACGTTCGGCGAAGTTGGTCGCTTGGGTTCTGGGAGTGTTGTTTTTCCAAGGCGGCACGGTCAGCACGGTGCTGGTCGGGACCACCGTCAAGCCGATCACCGATCGAAACCGGATCAGCCCGGAAGAACTTAGCTATGTGGTCGATTCCACGGCATCGCCGATTGCATCATTGATCGCCTTCAACGCTTGGCCGGGCTATGTGCAATCGTTGATTGCGGTTCCCGGAGTGGCTTACTTGGCCACGGAGGCGGATCGCATCGGATTCTTTTTCCAATGTGCACCGCTTAGCTTTTACAGCATCTTTGCCATCACCGGAACGTTTCTGCTATCGATCGACAAAGCACCGTTTCTGGGTAAACGTTTTCGGGCGGCAATCGCCAGAGCCCGCCGGCAAGGCAATCCCGTCACCACCGGCGATGTGCACGTCAGTGCCGACACCATCGAACCGATGGGCTTTGAAGGGGACCCTGACAACCAAATTGATCCCGACTATCGGGCCAACCCCTGGGAATTCGCGTTGCCGCTGCTAACGCTGATCGGTATCGCAGTCGGCACGGGACTTTACGATAGCCCGAAGGTGCGTTGGGCCTTCGCGGCGGCACTGGGCGTTGCCATTGCCGCCGCACTGGTGCGTGGCATGAAGTTGCCGTCATTGGTCGAAGGCGTCGGCGATGGACTGAAAAGCGTCACCGTTGTGTCGGTGATCTTGGTCCTGGCGGTCGTGCTGGGTGGCATCACCACCGAACTGGGCGGTGGACTTTATTTGTCCACGGCGATCGGCGAAAACGCCCCGCGAATACTGTTCCCCGCGATCCTGTTTGTGTTGACCGCGGTGATCGCGTTCGCCACCGGCACGAGTTTCGGGACCTATGCCATCGCCTATCCATTGACGATGCCGATGGCGATCGCGATGTCGTCAGGATTGCCCGCAGAATCGGGCCAGTGGTTCGTGATGATTTGCTTTGCCGCGGTCTTGAACGGCAGCGTTTTTGGCGATCAGTGTAGCCCGATCTCCGATACGACGATTCTAAGTTCGCTGGTCTCGGATTGTGACCTGATGGAACACGTACGCACACAGATTGTTCCAGCGTGCCTTGCCGGCGTCTTGGCGATGATCGCGTGGACGATCATGACTGCGATTACGGTTGGCTGA
- a CDS encoding dipeptide epimerase, whose protein sequence is MQILSETVTLHTEHPFGISRETIQTQRSVIVQLQHLDHVGWGEVTENRFYGRTAESIQENIRIAADTLSGMTEILPCSGGVKQIWDRVAQRILPDTFALSAIDSAVCDWAAKHQNVPTYQIWGLDWTSKVPSSFTIGLDTIDRMVTKLRQRPGWPVYKIKLGSDDDLDIVRRLRQETDAVFRVDANGGWDVDKTIAMSQAMKTLNVQFIEQPLPIDASESAKRDVFTHSRLPLIADEDCQVVADVAKCSGMYHGISVKLCKCGGLTPAFDMLRQARRLGLSTMVGCMVESSIGISAAAQLLPLLDFADLDGAELLDSDPAMGASVDRGIVTLAVGNGHAASMRQHSE, encoded by the coding sequence ATGCAGATTCTCAGTGAGACAGTGACGCTGCACACCGAGCATCCGTTCGGTATTTCTCGCGAAACGATTCAGACGCAGCGCAGTGTGATCGTCCAGTTGCAGCATTTGGATCATGTGGGATGGGGCGAAGTCACCGAGAATCGGTTCTATGGTCGAACCGCTGAATCGATACAAGAAAACATTCGCATCGCTGCCGACACTTTGTCTGGGATGACGGAAATACTGCCCTGCAGCGGTGGGGTGAAACAGATCTGGGACCGAGTCGCCCAGCGGATCTTGCCGGACACCTTTGCCTTGTCGGCGATCGATTCGGCCGTTTGCGACTGGGCTGCAAAACACCAGAACGTTCCGACGTATCAGATTTGGGGCCTGGACTGGACTTCGAAAGTACCGTCCAGCTTTACTATCGGATTAGACACCATCGATCGTATGGTCACGAAACTCCGTCAACGTCCCGGTTGGCCGGTCTACAAGATCAAGCTGGGATCCGATGACGACCTGGACATCGTGCGGCGTCTGCGGCAAGAAACCGATGCGGTATTTCGCGTCGATGCCAACGGTGGCTGGGACGTCGACAAAACGATTGCCATGTCACAGGCAATGAAAACGCTGAACGTTCAGTTCATCGAACAGCCGCTGCCAATCGATGCATCGGAGTCGGCCAAGCGAGACGTGTTCACCCACAGCCGACTGCCCCTGATCGCCGATGAAGATTGTCAAGTTGTGGCGGACGTCGCCAAGTGCTCGGGAATGTATCACGGGATCAGCGTCAAGCTTTGCAAGTGTGGTGGGCTGACCCCCGCGTTCGACATGCTACGCCAAGCCCGACGTTTGGGATTATCAACAATGGTCGGCTGTATGGTGGAAAGCTCCATTGGAATCAGCGCCGCTGCGCAGTTGTTGCCATTGCTAGATTTCGCGGACTTGGACGGCGCCGAACTTTTGGATTCTGACCCGGCGATGGGAGCCAGCGTAGACCGAGGAATCGTTACACTTGCGGTCGGCAACGGTCACGCGGCATCCATGCGACAACATTCCGAATGA